One stretch of Arachis hypogaea cultivar Tifrunner chromosome 20, arahy.Tifrunner.gnm2.J5K5, whole genome shotgun sequence DNA includes these proteins:
- the LOC112783444 gene encoding transcription factor MYB98-like translates to MKEIDLPFGISNSSHGFYQDLHHHVDQFHQVNVNGNSSSSNHQVSLTNLDSFDVYECKPFVENNNVHVMDDFQYNGGGFGNLNLTNNNNRSTPLDIIVGNQGYLPFYPLQETKPTNLVLPDEVSSISTMGYYKRVNGVNKNNKLYPTSKKTYKLQKKSNIVKGQWTESEDSLLIQLVEQYGLRKWSHIAQMLPGRIGKQCRERWHNHLRPDIKKDIWTEDEDKILIEAHVEIGNKWAEIAKRLPGRTENSIKNHWNATKRRQYSKRKCRSKYPKTSLLQEYIKSLNLDKNPLMDYRRKSVNPRGNANKTSSAASSKAPPPLSAAQPQPVGNNSQFSMSDRLVPSYDFNEVMPDFCFDENLFEGGCSIDSLLDDIPCAPIMDTSTINVVDVDYKCDDMQQEIVESMMEGDGIIKKEMDLVEMVTKVNKN, encoded by the exons ATGAAGGAAATTGATCTTCCATTTGGAATCTCTAATTCATCTCATGGATTCTACCAAGATCTCCATCACCATGTTGATCAATTTCATCAAGTGAATGTGAATGGCAATTCCTCATCATCAAATCATCAAGTTTCTCTAACAAATCTTGATTCCTTTGATGTCTATGAGTGCAAGCCTTTTGTGGAGAATAATAATGTTCATGTTATGGATGATTTCCAATATAACGGAGGAGGTTTTGGTAATTTGAAcctcactaataacaataatcgAAGTACTCCATTGGATATCATAGTTGGAAACCAAGGTTATTTACCATTTTATCCTCTTCAAGAGACCAAGCCTACGAATCTCGTTCTGCCAGATGAAGTCTCATCCATATCAACAATGGGTTATTACAAAAGGGTCAATGGAGTCAACAAAAACAATAAGTTATACCCAACATCCAAGAAGACCTACAAACTTCAAAAGAAGTCTAACATAGTAAAGGGCCAATGGACAGAAAGCGAAGATAG CTTATTGATTCAGCTGGTAGAACAATATGGATTAAGGAAATGGTCTCATATTGCTCAAATGCTGCCTGGGAGAATTGGAAAACAATGTAGAGAGCGTTGGCATAATCATCTAAGACCTGACATTAAG aaagaTATATGGACGGAAGATGAGGATAAGATCCTAATTGAAGCTCATGTGGAGATAGGAAACAAGTGGGCAGAAATTGCGAAAAGATTGCCCGGACGAACTGAAAACTCGATCAAGAACCATTGGAATGCTACCAAGAGAAGGCAATATTCAAAAAGGAAGTGTAGATCCAAGTACCCTAAAACATCTCTCCTTCAAGAATACATCAAGAGTTTAAATTTGGACAAAAATCCTCTAATGGACTATAGGAGAAAATCTGTTAACCCTAGAGGCAATGCTAACAAAACTAGCTCGGCCGCCTCAAGCAAAGCACCACCACCACTTTCGGCGGCGCAACCTCAGCCGGTAGGTAATAATAGTCAATTCTCTATGTCGGATCGGTTGGTGCCAAGTTATGATTTCAATGAGGTAATGCCGGATTTTTGTTTTGATGAGAATTTGTTTGAAGGAGGGTGTAGCATTGATTCATTGCTTGATGACATTCCTTGTGCTCCTATTATGGATACTAGTACTATTAATGTTGTGGATGTTGATTACAAGTGTGATGATATGCAACAAGAGATTGTGGAATCCATGATGGAGGGTGATGGAATAATCAAGAAGGAGATGGATTTGGTGGAGATGGTGACAAAGGTCAATAAAAATTGA
- the LOC112783000 gene encoding triose phosphate/phosphate translocator, non-green plastid, chloroplastic, with the protein MQSVAFTLSPSLPLRTPHAPRSASLSFHPLRLSASKSDPLTSNATSSSFTRRSWLHSSSSSFKFRPRNSDLDDRARFEARAASVPESASGDAAASGGLLKTLELGSLFGLWYLFNIYFNIYNKQVLKVYQFPVTVTLVQFAVGTVLVSFMWGLNLYKRPKITGAQLAAILPLALVHTFGNLFTNMSLGKVAVSFTHTIKAMEPFFSVVFSAMFLGEMPTPWVVGSLLPIVGGVALASVTEASFNWAGFWSAMASNVLNQSRNVLSKKVMVKKEDSMDNITLFSIITIMSFFLLAPVAFVMEGVKFTPTYLQSAGLNVRQVYIRSVLAALCFHAYQQVSYMILQRVSPVTHSVGNCVKRVVVIVSSVIFFQTPVSPVNAFGTAVALAGVFLYSRVKRIKPKAKTA; encoded by the exons ATGCAGAGCGTGGctttcactctctctccctccctccctctccgCACTCCCCACGCGCCTCGCTCCGCCTCCCTCTCTTTCCATCCATTGCGTCTCTCTGCTTCCAAATCCGATCCCCTTACCTCCAATGCAACCTCTTCTTCCTTCACGCGCCGATCCTggcttcattcttcttcctcctcctttaAGTTCCGCCCGCGCAATTCCGATCTCGACGACCGCGCTCGCTTCGAGGCAAGAGCCGCCTCCGTTCCCGAAAGCGCCAGCGGAGACGCCGCTGCCTCCGGCGGCTTGCTCAAGACTCTTGAGCTTGGCTCCCTCTTCGGCCTCTGGTACCTATTCAACATCTACTTCAATATCTACAATAAGCAG GTCTTGAAGGTTTATCAATTTCCGGTGACTGTGACCCTTGTTCAATTTGCTGTTGGAACTGTTCTTGTGTCGTTTAtgtggggtttgaatctgtacaAGAGACCGAAGATCACTGGTGCTCAG CTTGCAGCAATATTGCCACTGGCTCTCGTGCATACTTTCGGAAATCTTTTCACCAATATGAGTCTTGGAAAGGTGGCTGTGTCGTTCACTCACACAATCAAAGCCATGGAGCCTTTCTTTTCAGTGGTCTTTTCCGCAATGTTCCTTGGAGAG ATGCCTACACCATGGGTGGTTGGTTCCCTTTTGCCTATTGTTGGTGGTGTTGCATTGGCATCTGTGACTGAGGCCTCTTTCAATTG GGCTGGATTTTGGAGTGCAATGGCTTCCAACGTGTTGAATCAATCTCGTAATGTTCTTAGCAAAAAAGTCATGGTTAAGAAAGAG GATTCTATGGATAACATAACCCTCTTCTCTATAATAACGATCATGTCCTTCTTCTTGTTAGCACCTGTGGCTTTCGTCATGGAGGGTGTCAAATTTACCCCTACTTACCTGCAATCTGCT GGTTTAAATGTGAGACAAGTGTACATTAGATCTGTACTTGCTGCACTCTGTTTCCATGCATATCAGCAA GTTTCTTACATGATATTGCAGAGAGTATCACCTGTTACTCACTCTGTTGGCAACTGTGTGAAGAGGGTTGTGGTCATTGTTAGCTCTGTCATCTTCTTCCAAACACCTGTCTCTCCTGTGAACGCTTTCG GAACTGCTGTAGCTCTTGCTGGAGTTTTCCTATACTCAAGGGTGAAGAGGATTAAGCCAAAGGCCAAGACAGCTTAA
- the LOC112782993 gene encoding 3-isopropylmalate dehydratase large subunit, chloroplastic produces the protein MASSSSFLAPSSTSILHSKKDVGLSALTSTSSISSQRCQKTGFRRICCSVAAPQQSQRQPSTTGSVKTAMTMTEKILARASEKPYLTPGDNVWVNVDILMTHDVCGPGSIGIFKREFGEDAKVWDREKLVIIPDHYIFTSDERANRNVDILRDFCQEQNIKYFYDIKDLSNFKANPDYKGVCHVALAQEGHCRPGEVLLGTDSHTCTAGAFGQFATGIGNTDAGFVLGTGKLLLKVPPTLRFVMDGEMPSYLLAKDLILQIIGEITMAGATYKAMEFVGTTVESLNMEERMTLCNMVVEAGGKNGVVPADSTTYKYLEDKTSVPYQPVYSDQQARFLSEYRFDVSKLEPLVAKPHSPDNRALARECKDVKIDRVYIGSCTGGKTEDFMAAAKVFLASGKKVKVPTFLVPATQKVWMDLYSIPVPGAGGKTCSQIFEEAGCDTPASPSCGACLGGPKDTYARLNEPQVCVSTTNRNFPGRMGHKEGQIYLASPYTAAASALTGYVTDPREFLQ, from the exons atggcttcttcttcttccttccttgcGCCATCATCCACATCCATTCTTCACTCTAAG aAAGATGTCGGTCTCTCTGCTTTGACTTCCACGTCTTCCATTTCTTCTCAGCGATGCCAGAAAACCGGTTTCAGGAGAATTTGCTGCTCCGTTGCAGCACCACAGCAAtctcaacgccagccttctacgACTGGATCA GTGAAGACGGCGATGACGATGACTGAGAAGATATTGGCTAGAGCTTCTGAGAAACCCTATTTGACCCCTGGGGATAATGTTTGGGTTAATGTTGATATTTTGATGACTCATGATGTTTGTGGCCCTGGTTCTATTGGTATTTTCAAGAGGGAATTTGGCGAGGATGCTAAG GTTTGGGACCGTGAAAAGCTTGTGATAATACCTGATCACTATATCTTCACCAGTGATGAAAGAGCCAATCGCAATGTTGACATACTAAGAGATTTCTGCCAAGAGCAGAATATCAAGTACTTTTACGATATTAAGGATCTTAGTAATTTTAAG GCAAATCCAGACTACAAAGGTGTTTGCCATGTTGCTCTTGCTCAGGAAGGTCATTGTAGGCCTGGAGAG GTTCTCTTGGGCACTGATTCTCACACTTGTACTGCTGGAGCATTTGGTCAATTTGCTACGGGGATTGGGAATACTGATGCAGGTTTTGTGTTGGGAACAGGGAAGCTTCTCCTCAAG GTGCCTCCAACTCTAAGATTTGTTATGGATGGAGAAATGCCCAGTTATTTACTTGCAAAGGATCTGATTCTGCAA ATAATTGGTGAAATAACTATGGCTGGTGCAACATATAAAGCTATGGAGTTTGTTGGCACAACTGTTGAAAGTTTAAAT ATGGAGGAAAGGATGACGTTGTGCAATATGGTTGTTGAAGCTGGAGGAAAGAATGGCGTTGTTCCTGCTGATAGCACTACATATAAATATCTCGAG GATAAGACATCTGTGCCATATCAACCAGTTTATAGTGATCAGCAAGCAAG ATTTCTTTCTGAATATAGATTTGATGTCTCAAAGTTGGAGCCATTGGTAGCCAAG CCTCATTCTCCGGATAACCGTGCTTTGGCTAGAGAGTGCAAGGACGTGAAAATTGACAGAGTATACATAGGATCTTGCACGGGTGGAAAAACAGAGGATTTCATGGCTGCAGCAAAAGTTTTTCTAGCTTCG GGTAAAAAAGTTAAAGTACCCACATTTCTTGTGCCTGCAACACAGaag GTTTGGATGGACTTATATAGCATCCCAGTACCTGGAGCTGGTGGTAAGACTTGCTCCCAGATATTTGAAGAAGCTGGATGTGACACACCTGCTAGTCCTAGTTGTGGTGCTTGTTTGGGTGGCCCAAAGGATACTTATGCACGCTTGAATGAACCTCAG GTTTGTGTTTCAACTACAAATAGGAACTTCCCGGGCCGAATGGGACACAAGGAAGGCCAGATATATCTGGCTTCTCCATATACAGCTGCGGCATCTGCATTGACTGGTTATGTTACTGATCCAAGAGAATTCTTGCAGTAA
- the LOC112782270 gene encoding uncharacterized protein isoform X1, producing the protein MQLLSINGGCCMELRLPAIFTESKEAFTWRIGEVNWRNRRQGRKCGGMIVACGAKPPEMNGGKVWRSIFCPSHNYAILKHQMEAAAKSEDYEEAARIRDTLKYYEKDMPVLRLRRLLKEAVADERFEDAASYRDELIEIAPHSLLKCYSDATTLGIRVQVRSEYIQDRSHPSKGLYFYAYKVRITNNSIRPVQLLRRHWIITDAHGKSEDVWGLGVVGEQPAIRPKSSFEYTSGFPLKTPNGKMEGDYEMIYIDRAFTRAFKVAVAPFSLSMLGDYDDNDVNTI; encoded by the exons ATGCAGTTATTAAGCATCAATGGTGGTTGTTGCATGGAATTGCGGTTGCCGGCGATTTTCACGGAGTCCAAGGAAGCATTTACGTGGAGGATTGGAGAGGTAAATTGGAGGAACCGGCGGCAGGGAAGGAAATGCGGTGGAATGATCGTGGCGTGCGGTGCGAAGCCGCCGGAGATGAACGGAGGCAAGGTTTGGAGATCCATCTTCTGTCCGAGCCACAACTATGCTATCTTGAAGCATCAAATGGAAGCAGCTGCAAAATCTGAG GATTATGAGGAGGCGGCGAGGATTCGCGACACGCTGAAGTATTATGAAAAGGATATGCCAGTTCTACGATTGCGGAGATTGTTGAAGGAAGCAGTTGCTGATGAGAGGTTTGAG GATGCAGCTAGCTACCGAGATGAGCTAATAGAAATTGCCCCACATTCTCTCTTGAAATGTTACAGTGATGCTACAACCTTG GGAATCAGGGTTCAAGTCAGAAGTGAATATATACAGGATAGAAGTCACCCTTCAAAGGGGCTATACTTCTATGCATATAAAGTCAGAATTACTAATAACTCAATTCGCCCAGTTCAACTTCTTAGAAGACATTGGATTATAACTGATGCTCATGGCAAAAGTGAAGATGTCTG GGGGCTTGGGGTGGTTGGTGAACAACCAGCTATACGTCCTAAGAGTAGTTTTGAATACACTTCTGGATTTCCATTAAAAACACCAAATGGAAAAATG GAAGGTGATTATGAGATGATATATATTGACAGAGCATTTACAAGAGCATTTAAAGTGGCCGTTGctcctttttctctttctatgCTTGGTGATTATGATGATAATGATGTTAATACTATTTGA
- the LOC112782270 gene encoding uncharacterized protein isoform X2, which yields MIVACGAKPPEMNGGKVWRSIFCPSHNYAILKHQMEAAAKSEDYEEAARIRDTLKYYEKDMPVLRLRRLLKEAVADERFEDAASYRDELIEIAPHSLLKCYSDATTLGIRVQVRSEYIQDRSHPSKGLYFYAYKVRITNNSIRPVQLLRRHWIITDAHGKSEDVWGLGVVGEQPAIRPKSSFEYTSGFPLKTPNGKMEGDYEMIYIDRAFTRAFKVAVAPFSLSMLGDYDDNDVNTI from the exons ATGATCGTGGCGTGCGGTGCGAAGCCGCCGGAGATGAACGGAGGCAAGGTTTGGAGATCCATCTTCTGTCCGAGCCACAACTATGCTATCTTGAAGCATCAAATGGAAGCAGCTGCAAAATCTGAG GATTATGAGGAGGCGGCGAGGATTCGCGACACGCTGAAGTATTATGAAAAGGATATGCCAGTTCTACGATTGCGGAGATTGTTGAAGGAAGCAGTTGCTGATGAGAGGTTTGAG GATGCAGCTAGCTACCGAGATGAGCTAATAGAAATTGCCCCACATTCTCTCTTGAAATGTTACAGTGATGCTACAACCTTG GGAATCAGGGTTCAAGTCAGAAGTGAATATATACAGGATAGAAGTCACCCTTCAAAGGGGCTATACTTCTATGCATATAAAGTCAGAATTACTAATAACTCAATTCGCCCAGTTCAACTTCTTAGAAGACATTGGATTATAACTGATGCTCATGGCAAAAGTGAAGATGTCTG GGGGCTTGGGGTGGTTGGTGAACAACCAGCTATACGTCCTAAGAGTAGTTTTGAATACACTTCTGGATTTCCATTAAAAACACCAAATGGAAAAATG GAAGGTGATTATGAGATGATATATATTGACAGAGCATTTACAAGAGCATTTAAAGTGGCCGTTGctcctttttctctttctatgCTTGGTGATTATGATGATAATGATGTTAATACTATTTGA
- the LOC112782967 gene encoding uncharacterized protein, with protein MNTGKYRLYAVRKGRIPGIYTNWEDCKKQVNGFPDAEFKGFRLLRDAEHWLGVVDPALTLPTPPEVDSVVHPHTGPFEQPVSLSKHFYNMHVGSGVGESSQKAVVPCSQIPEGFGATVGPNIVPENCITQFAVFEDLEVYLIRLCCQLRLDYPVFNRREFFSDNGELLHGYWVTLRSQQRDVSWIVEGGFSSDEQTARQDASFKMLGKVLSLVGKEIHDYNYRIVAALRVRVEELERQLRVCVQQRIRDLEHENRKLRSDLQKYNDLFET; from the exons ATGAACACCGGCAAGTACAGGCTCTATGCTGTGCGCAAGGGACGTATTCCTGGAATCTACACAAATTGGGAGGACTGTAAAAAACAAGTtaatggctttccagatgcagaGTTTAAAGGTTTCCGCCTGCTGAGAGACGCCGAACATTGGTTGGGAGTTGTTGATCCAGCATTGACACTACCCACACCTCCGGAGGTAGATTCTGTAGTTCATCCTCACACGGGACCGTTTGAGCAACCGGTCTCTTTATCCAAACACTTCTACAACATGCATGTGGGCTCAGGAGTGGGTGAGTCATCGCAGAAAGCAGTTGTTCCGTGTTCTCAGATTCCAGAAGGTTTTGGTGCGACTGTTG GACCGAACATTGTTCCGGAGAATTGTATTACTCAGTTTGCAGTGTTTGAGGACTTGGAGGTCTATCTCATTCGTCTCTGCTGCCAGCTGAGGCTTGATTATCCGGTGTTTAACCGGCGTGAATTTTTCTCCGACAATGGTGAGTTACTTCATGGCTACTGGGTGACACTGCGATCACAACAACGAGATGTTAGCTGGATCGTGGAGGGTGGTTTCTCATCGGACGAGCAGACCGCAAGACAGGACGCCTCATTCAAAATGTTGGGTAAGGTGCTGTCTTTAGTGGGGAAGGAAATTCACGACTACAACTATAGGATCGTTGCCGCCTTGAGAGTGCGGGTTGAGGAACTGGAAAGGCAACTACGAGTATGTGTTCAACAGCGAATCCGGGATCTGGAACACGAGAACCGAAAGCTTAGGTCTGATCTTCAGAAGTATAACGACTTATTCGAGACTTGA